The Flammeovirgaceae bacterium genome contains a region encoding:
- a CDS encoding DUF3467 domain-containing protein: protein MAEEMKDKQPQNQINIELSEEVAEGVYSNLAMIAHSNSEFVIDFIRLMPGVPKARVKSRVIITPEHAKRLLAALSDNIDKYEHTFGPIKQTTEMPKFPMNFGGAIGEA from the coding sequence ATGGCTGAGGAAATGAAAGACAAGCAACCGCAGAACCAGATAAACATCGAGTTATCCGAAGAGGTGGCTGAAGGAGTTTATTCTAACCTGGCCATGATTGCCCACTCCAACAGCGAGTTTGTCATCGACTTTATCCGGTTAATGCCCGGTGTTCCGAAGGCCCGCGTAAAATCGCGGGTAATCATTACACCGGAACATGCCAAACGGCTGCTGGCCGCCTTAAGTGATAATATCGATAAGTACGAGCATACATTCGGGCCTATAAAACAAACCACGGAGATGCCCAAATTCCCCATGAATTTCGGAGGAGCAATAGGCGAGGCTTGA
- the rpsG gene encoding 30S ribosomal protein S7: MRKSKPKKRYLLPDPKFQDTLVTKFVNYLMERGKKSVAYSIFYDAIDIVEKKTNESGLEVWKRAMNNVMPSVEVKSRRVGGATFQVPVEIRPERRINLSIKWLIDFARLRGEKTMMDKLAGEIIAASKGEGAAIKKKDDTHRMAEANKAFSHFRF, from the coding sequence ATGAGAAAATCAAAACCGAAAAAGAGATACCTCCTGCCTGATCCGAAATTTCAGGATACCCTGGTAACCAAATTTGTGAACTACCTGATGGAGCGGGGTAAGAAAAGTGTGGCGTATTCCATTTTCTACGATGCCATCGACATCGTGGAAAAGAAGACCAATGAAAGTGGCTTGGAAGTGTGGAAGCGGGCCATGAATAATGTAATGCCTTCGGTGGAAGTAAAAAGCCGCAGGGTTGGTGGGGCCACGTTTCAGGTGCCTGTTGAAATCCGGCCAGAGCGCAGAATTAACCTGAGCATTAAGTGGTTGATTGATTTTGCCCGCCTGCGCGGTGAAAAAACCATGATGGACAAACTGGCCGGTGAAATCATCGCTGCGTCAAAGGGTGAAGGCGCAGCCATAAAAAAGAAAGACGATACCCACCGCATGGCCGAAGCCAACAAGGCATTCTCACATTTCAGGTTTTAA
- a CDS encoding 30S ribosomal protein S12, protein MPTIQQLVRKGRKQLTSKSKSPALDSCPQRRGVCTRVYTTTPKKPNSAMRKVARVRLTNQKEVNAYIPGEGHNLQEHSIVLIRGGRVKDLPGVRYHIIRGALDTAGVNGRLQSRSKYGAKRPKAGAAAAKK, encoded by the coding sequence ATGCCTACCATTCAACAACTTGTACGCAAGGGAAGAAAGCAGTTGACCTCAAAGTCAAAGTCGCCCGCGCTTGACTCATGTCCGCAGCGCAGGGGTGTGTGCACACGTGTGTACACCACAACGCCCAAGAAACCCAATTCCGCTATGCGCAAAGTGGCGCGTGTGCGGTTAACCAATCAGAAAGAAGTTAACGCCTATATACCTGGCGAAGGCCATAACCTGCAGGAGCACTCTATCGTGCTCATCCGGGGTGGCCGTGTAAAGGATTTGCCCGGAGTACGTTACCACATTATCCGCGGTGCGTTGGATACAGCCGGTGTTAATGGCCGCCTTCAAAGCCGGTCGAAGTATGGAGCTAAACGTCCTAAAGCGGGAGCTGCCGCTGCTAAAAAATAA
- the rpsJ gene encoding 30S ribosomal protein S10, whose protein sequence is MNQKIRIKLKSYDHNLVDKSSEKIVRAVKATGAVVSGPIPLPTEREVFTVLRSPHVNKKSREQFQLCTFKRLVDIYSNSAKTVDALMKLELPSGVDVEIKV, encoded by the coding sequence ATGAACCAGAAAATCCGAATCAAATTAAAATCCTACGATCACAACCTCGTTGATAAGTCATCCGAGAAGATTGTTCGTGCGGTAAAAGCCACCGGGGCAGTTGTAAGCGGGCCTATTCCGTTGCCTACTGAGAGGGAAGTATTTACCGTATTGCGCTCACCCCACGTGAACAAAAAATCACGCGAACAGTTTCAGTTGTGCACCTTTAAGCGGTTGGTTGATATCTATTCCAACAGCGCTAAAACGGTTGATGCCCTGATGAAACTGGAATTGCCCAGCGGGGTGGATGTTGAGATTAAGGTGTAG
- a CDS encoding ABC transporter substrate-binding protein, which yields MRICFLLCCLLILCRCENPSGNQSSSGQSSDSIKYASGFTVKYVDEAKLVEVLNPYPGAKSGYRYLLVQHDRPVPANPYNARIIRVPVKRIVCTSTTHIPLLDYLEETDALTGFPTLDYISSQKTRKRIDDGKILDLGIDKGMDIERLALLKPDMVMGYTMTADIGQFKKIEEMGIPVVINAEYLEKHPLGRAEWIKFMALFFNKEKLADSVFRAIEREYLITQDLVKTVTLKPTVLSGILYRDAWFLPGGQNYAARLLRDAGCRYLWEADSSNGFLELSFESVYARAQQADLWIGVASFTALSEMAAADNRYTKFSPFINRKVFTYNARKGAKGGSEFLELGYLRPDIILKDLVKIAHPELLPDHKLYFHAQLQ from the coding sequence ATGCGCATTTGCTTTTTGCTCTGCTGCCTGCTTATTCTCTGCCGCTGCGAAAATCCTTCAGGTAACCAATCATCATCCGGTCAGTCATCAGACTCAATTAAGTATGCTTCCGGTTTTACGGTAAAATATGTTGATGAGGCCAAACTCGTTGAAGTACTGAACCCTTATCCCGGGGCAAAATCAGGCTACCGGTATCTGCTGGTTCAGCACGACAGGCCCGTTCCTGCAAACCCTTATAATGCGCGTATTATCCGGGTTCCGGTTAAACGGATTGTATGTACTTCAACAACGCATATTCCGTTATTGGATTATCTCGAAGAAACGGATGCGCTTACCGGATTTCCAACACTTGACTACATCAGTTCACAAAAGACCCGAAAGCGAATTGATGACGGTAAGATTTTGGATCTCGGTATCGATAAGGGCATGGATATTGAACGGTTGGCATTATTAAAACCCGATATGGTAATGGGGTATACCATGACAGCCGATATCGGGCAGTTTAAAAAAATTGAAGAAATGGGTATACCCGTAGTTATCAATGCCGAATACCTGGAAAAACATCCGCTGGGCCGGGCCGAGTGGATTAAGTTTATGGCCCTGTTTTTTAATAAAGAAAAGTTGGCCGATTCTGTTTTCAGGGCTATCGAACGAGAGTATCTTATAACACAGGATTTGGTTAAAACCGTAACCCTGAAACCTACCGTACTCAGCGGCATTCTTTACCGCGATGCGTGGTTTCTTCCGGGCGGTCAGAACTATGCAGCCCGGTTGCTCCGGGATGCGGGGTGCCGGTATCTGTGGGAAGCCGATTCGTCAAACGGTTTTCTTGAGCTCAGTTTTGAGTCAGTATATGCGCGGGCACAGCAAGCCGATTTATGGATTGGCGTTGCCTCGTTTACTGCGCTAAGTGAAATGGCAGCAGCCGATAACCGATACACTAAATTCAGCCCGTTTATTAACCGAAAGGTTTTTACATACAATGCACGCAAAGGGGCAAAAGGCGGGAGCGAATTTCTGGAATTGGGGTACCTGCGGCCGGATATTATTTTAAAAGATTTGGTGAAGATTGCCCATCCGGAGCTACTTCCCGATCATAAGTTGTATTTTCATGCTCAGCTTCAATAA
- the rpoC gene encoding DNA-directed RNA polymerase subunit beta' produces MSFRKNKKINNDFSKITISLASPESILESSHGEVTQPETINYRTYKPEMGGLFCERIFGPVKDWECHCGKYKRIRYKGIICDRCGVEVTEKKVRRERMGHIELVVPVAHIWYFRSLPNKIGYLLGLATKKLDQIIYYERYVVIQPGIKEEDGINKMDFLTEEEYLDIVDKLPRENQLLDDNDPKKFIAKMGAEALEMLLSRLDLDTLSYDLRHQAATDTSQQRKAEALKRLKVVEAFREANTRVENRPEWMVIKMVPVIPPELRPLVPLDGGRFATSDLNDLYRRVIIRNNRLKRLIDIKAPEVILRNEKRMLQEAVDSLFDNSRKVNAVRSDGNRALKSLSDMLKGKQGRFRQNLLGKRVDYSGRSVIVVGPELKLHECGLPKDMAAELFKPFIIRKLIERGIVKTVKSAKKIVDRKDPVIWDILENVLKGHPVLLNRAPTLHRLGIQAFQPKLIEGKAIQLHPLVCTAFNADFDGDQMAVHVPLGHEAILEASILMLSSHNILNPANGAPITVPSQDMVLGLYYLTKGRKGTPEKPVLGEGRKFFSAEEVIIAHNEGKLSKHAFIKVRVKLRDKDTGELSFKTIETVAGRVLFNQYVPEEVGFVDELLTKKKLQTIIADVYKVSGMSKTAKFLDDIKDLGFQMAYKGGLSMGLNDVKVPAEKEKYVTEAQKEVDAVWNNYMMGLITDNERYNQVIDIWTRTNTMLTNTLMRQLEDDQQGFNPIYMMMHSGARGSREQVRQLGGMRGLMAKPQKNLAGSVGSIIENPILSNFKEGLDVLEYFISTHGARKGLADTALKTADAGYLTRRLVDVAHDLVITEEDCGTLRGLKVTALKDNEDIVEPLSERIVGRVTVHDIYDPLTDELICPANAEITDEIAKRIEATSLEEVEIRSLLTCESRLGGCAKCYGRNLATGKMVEVGEAVGVIAAQSIGEPGTQLTLRTFHVGGTASNIAVDANLKAKFPGVVEFEGIRTIETTDREGNKVQVVMARSGEIRIMDKERKRVLIANHVPYGAFLKVKEAQSVEKGEELCYWDPYNAVILSEFDGEIEYESIIEGVTYKEESDEQTGHREKVITETRDKTKNPAVIVKGKAETKSYNIPVGAHLAVEQGEKIKAGQVLAKIPRTIGKSRDITGGLPRVTELFEARNPSNPAVVSEIDGVVTYGGIKRGNREIFIESRDGVQKRYLVPLSKHILVQDNDFVKAGQSLSDGSISPTDILAIKGPTAVQEYLVNEIQEVYRLQGVKINDKHIEAIVSQMMQKVEILDPGDTNFLPGEYVDKFIFREENDKILDKKVVVDAGDSQRFKPGQIITARDLRDENSQLRRKDQRLVEVRDALAAVSRPTLQGITQASLKTESWLSAASFQETTKVLSEAAIRGKADQLMGMKENVIVGHLIPAGTGQRRFSDMIVTHKDEYEAFTKSMETKERDRERELQD; encoded by the coding sequence ATGTCTTTCAGAAAGAATAAAAAAATTAACAACGACTTCTCAAAGATTACCATCAGCCTGGCTTCCCCGGAATCGATTCTGGAAAGCTCACATGGTGAAGTTACCCAGCCGGAAACCATTAACTACCGGACCTACAAACCCGAAATGGGGGGGTTGTTCTGCGAACGGATTTTCGGCCCGGTAAAGGATTGGGAATGTCATTGCGGAAAATACAAGCGCATCCGGTATAAAGGCATCATTTGCGATCGGTGCGGTGTTGAGGTTACCGAAAAGAAGGTAAGGCGCGAACGCATGGGCCACATTGAACTGGTGGTGCCCGTAGCGCACATCTGGTATTTCCGTTCTTTACCAAACAAAATTGGTTACCTGCTCGGCCTGGCCACCAAGAAACTCGATCAGATTATTTACTACGAACGCTATGTGGTAATTCAGCCCGGTATTAAAGAGGAAGATGGCATAAACAAGATGGATTTCCTCACCGAAGAAGAGTACCTGGATATTGTTGACAAACTTCCACGCGAAAACCAACTGCTTGACGACAACGATCCAAAGAAATTCATCGCAAAAATGGGTGCCGAAGCGTTGGAAATGCTGCTTTCGCGCCTTGATTTGGATACGCTCTCGTATGACCTTCGCCACCAGGCAGCTACCGACACCTCGCAGCAACGTAAGGCTGAAGCATTGAAACGTTTGAAAGTGGTTGAAGCTTTCCGCGAAGCGAACACACGGGTTGAAAACAGGCCCGAGTGGATGGTAATTAAAATGGTGCCGGTCATTCCACCCGAACTTCGTCCGCTCGTACCGCTGGATGGCGGCCGCTTTGCCACCTCCGACCTGAACGATCTGTACAGGCGCGTAATCATCCGGAACAACCGCCTCAAACGACTGATTGACATCAAAGCCCCTGAAGTGATTCTGCGTAACGAAAAGCGGATGCTCCAGGAAGCGGTTGACTCCCTGTTTGATAATTCACGCAAAGTGAATGCGGTGCGTTCCGATGGAAACCGCGCATTAAAATCATTGAGCGATATGCTCAAAGGAAAGCAAGGACGGTTCCGCCAAAACCTGCTTGGTAAGCGTGTGGATTACTCCGGCCGATCGGTTATTGTGGTGGGCCCTGAGTTAAAACTCCATGAATGTGGTTTGCCTAAAGATATGGCAGCCGAACTGTTCAAGCCCTTTATCATCCGCAAGCTCATTGAACGAGGAATCGTTAAAACCGTTAAGTCGGCAAAGAAAATCGTTGATCGCAAGGACCCGGTTATTTGGGATATTCTCGAAAACGTACTGAAAGGACATCCGGTTCTGCTCAACCGCGCCCCTACGTTGCACCGGTTGGGTATCCAGGCGTTCCAGCCTAAATTAATCGAAGGAAAAGCAATCCAATTGCATCCACTGGTATGTACAGCTTTTAATGCCGACTTTGATGGTGATCAAATGGCTGTGCATGTGCCGCTTGGACATGAAGCTATTTTGGAGGCTTCTATTTTAATGTTATCCTCACACAACATCCTTAACCCGGCTAACGGTGCACCCATCACGGTACCCTCGCAGGACATGGTATTGGGACTGTATTACCTTACTAAAGGAAGAAAAGGTACACCCGAAAAACCTGTGTTAGGTGAAGGCAGAAAATTCTTTTCAGCCGAAGAGGTAATTATTGCGCACAACGAAGGCAAATTGTCTAAGCATGCTTTTATTAAAGTGCGTGTTAAGCTGCGCGATAAAGATACTGGCGAACTATCGTTTAAAACAATTGAAACCGTAGCCGGCAGAGTATTATTCAATCAATATGTTCCTGAAGAAGTTGGATTTGTTGATGAACTCCTGACAAAGAAAAAACTTCAGACTATTATAGCTGATGTGTACAAGGTTTCGGGTATGTCTAAAACAGCCAAATTCCTTGATGACATTAAAGATTTGGGCTTCCAAATGGCCTACAAAGGCGGGCTTTCCATGGGTCTTAACGATGTGAAGGTGCCGGCTGAGAAAGAAAAGTACGTTACCGAAGCGCAGAAGGAAGTTGATGCGGTATGGAATAATTACATGATGGGACTTATTACCGACAACGAGCGCTATAACCAGGTAATCGACATCTGGACCCGCACAAATACCATGCTCACCAACACGCTGATGCGCCAGTTGGAAGATGATCAGCAAGGGTTTAACCCGATTTACATGATGATGCACTCCGGAGCACGGGGTTCGCGCGAGCAGGTGCGCCAGCTTGGCGGCATGCGTGGGCTTATGGCCAAGCCGCAGAAAAACCTGGCTGGTTCGGTAGGTTCCATTATCGAGAACCCTATTCTCTCCAACTTTAAGGAAGGCCTTGATGTATTGGAATACTTTATTTCCACACACGGTGCCCGTAAAGGTTTGGCCGATACAGCATTGAAAACAGCCGATGCCGGATACCTTACCCGCAGGTTGGTGGATGTGGCGCATGACCTTGTCATCACCGAAGAGGATTGCGGAACCCTGCGAGGCCTGAAAGTTACTGCTCTTAAGGACAATGAGGATATTGTTGAGCCTTTGTCTGAACGCATTGTAGGCCGTGTTACCGTGCACGATATTTATGATCCGCTCACAGATGAGTTGATATGCCCTGCTAATGCCGAGATTACCGATGAAATTGCCAAACGCATTGAAGCAACCAGTCTTGAAGAAGTTGAAATACGCTCGCTGCTTACCTGCGAGTCGCGGCTGGGCGGATGTGCCAAATGCTATGGCCGTAACCTGGCTACCGGCAAGATGGTAGAAGTAGGAGAAGCCGTTGGCGTTATTGCTGCACAATCAATCGGTGAACCGGGTACACAACTTACCCTGCGTACCTTCCACGTGGGTGGTACGGCATCCAACATTGCTGTTGATGCCAACCTGAAAGCAAAATTCCCCGGTGTGGTTGAGTTTGAAGGTATTCGCACCATTGAAACAACCGATCGGGAAGGGAACAAAGTGCAGGTAGTAATGGCCCGCTCTGGCGAAATCCGGATTATGGATAAAGAACGGAAGCGCGTGCTTATTGCAAACCACGTTCCTTACGGTGCATTTCTTAAAGTAAAAGAAGCTCAGTCCGTGGAAAAAGGTGAGGAGTTATGCTATTGGGATCCGTACAATGCGGTTATTCTTTCAGAATTTGATGGTGAGATTGAGTACGAATCAATCATCGAAGGAGTAACGTACAAAGAAGAGTCGGACGAGCAAACCGGTCACCGCGAAAAGGTAATTACCGAGACCCGCGATAAGACCAAGAACCCCGCGGTGATTGTTAAAGGTAAAGCAGAGACTAAATCGTATAACATTCCGGTGGGTGCTCACCTCGCTGTAGAGCAAGGTGAAAAAATTAAAGCCGGCCAGGTATTGGCCAAGATTCCGCGCACCATCGGTAAATCTCGGGATATTACCGGAGGGCTTCCGCGTGTAACCGAATTGTTCGAGGCGCGAAATCCTTCCAACCCGGCTGTGGTTAGCGAAATTGACGGAGTAGTAACGTACGGAGGCATCAAGCGCGGTAATCGTGAAATCTTCATCGAATCACGTGACGGTGTACAGAAGCGTTATTTGGTGCCGCTTTCGAAGCATATTCTGGTTCAGGATAATGATTTTGTGAAAGCAGGGCAATCGTTATCCGATGGATCGATTTCACCCACGGATATCCTTGCTATTAAAGGCCCTACGGCTGTTCAGGAATATCTGGTAAACGAGATTCAGGAAGTCTATCGTTTGCAGGGTGTGAAAATCAACGACAAGCACATCGAAGCCATCGTTAGCCAGATGATGCAGAAGGTTGAGATACTTGATCCGGGCGACACGAACTTCCTGCCTGGTGAATACGTTGACAAATTCATCTTCCGCGAAGAGAACGATAAAATTCTTGATAAGAAGGTAGTAGTGGATGCAGGAGATTCTCAGCGTTTCAAGCCAGGACAAATTATTACGGCAAGGGATTTGCGTGATGAAAACTCCCAACTCAGGCGAAAAGACCAGAGGCTTGTTGAAGTACGCGATGCATTGGCGGCTGTATCGAGGCCAACTTTGCAGGGTATCACTCAAGCTTCGTTAAAAACCGAGAGCTGGCTTTCTGCGGCCTCCTTCCAGGAAACCACCAAAGTGCTCAGCGAAGCAGCTATTCGTGGTAAAGCTGATCAGTTGATGGGCATGAAGGAGAATGTGATTGTAGGTCACCTCATCCCGGCAGGAACGGGTCAGCGCAGGTTTAGCGATATGATTGTTACGCACAAGGACGAGTACGAAGCGTTTACCAAATCGATGGAAACCAAAGAGCGCGATCGGGAAAGGGAATTGCAGGATTAA
- the fusA gene encoding elongation factor G produces MARDLKYTRNIGIAAHIDAGKTTTTERILYYAGVNYKLGEVHEGTATMDWMAQEQERGITITSAATTVYWNYRGNKYHVNIIDTPGHVDFTVEVNRSLRVLDGLVFLFSAVDGVEPQSETNWRLADNYKVARIGFVNKMDRAGADFLNVCKQVKEKLGSKAVPLQLPIGTEENFRGVVDLINNRGIIWNVEDKGMTYEVVPIPDDMVEEAKEYREKLLEAVAEVDETLIEKYFNDPNSITEEEILKALREATISMKIVPMVCGSSFKNKGVQTMLDYVMELLPSPLDKDNIVGTNPDTNEEVLVKPDEKEPFVALAFKIATDPFVGRLCFIRAYSGVLESGSYIYNTRSEQKERISRVFQMHANKQNQIERLAAGDIGAVVGFKDIKTGDTLCDEKRKVVLESMVFPEPVIGYAIEPKKQADVDRLGMAISKLVEEDPTLRVNTDQETGQTILRGMGELHLEIIIDRLKREFKVEINQGAPQVAYKEALTTTVEHKEVYKKQTGGRGKFADIVFEIGPRDDGKEGLLFENAIVGGVIPREFIPAVEKGFAQAMVNGPLAGYPIDAMKVKLFHGSYHDVDSDSLSFELAARIGFKEAAAKCNPQLLEPIMSVEVLTPDEFTGSVTGDLNRRRGLMKGMDSRAGAQVIKADVPLAELFGYVTDLRTITSGRASATLTFSHYAPVPKNLAEKVIDEVKGAVAAK; encoded by the coding sequence ATGGCAAGGGATTTAAAATACACTCGGAATATTGGTATTGCTGCGCATATTGATGCCGGTAAAACAACCACAACAGAACGCATTCTCTATTATGCGGGCGTTAACTATAAGCTGGGCGAGGTACACGAAGGAACGGCCACCATGGACTGGATGGCCCAGGAGCAGGAGCGTGGTATTACCATTACTTCGGCAGCAACTACGGTTTATTGGAATTACCGCGGTAATAAGTACCACGTAAATATTATTGATACACCCGGGCACGTTGACTTTACCGTTGAGGTGAACCGCTCGCTGCGCGTGTTAGACGGCCTCGTTTTCTTGTTCAGTGCCGTTGATGGTGTTGAGCCCCAGTCGGAAACGAACTGGCGCCTGGCCGATAACTATAAGGTAGCCCGTATCGGGTTTGTGAACAAAATGGACCGTGCCGGAGCCGACTTCCTTAACGTGTGCAAGCAGGTTAAGGAAAAACTGGGCAGCAAAGCTGTGCCGCTGCAATTACCCATTGGTACAGAAGAAAACTTCCGGGGTGTAGTTGATCTTATCAATAACCGGGGTATCATTTGGAATGTGGAAGATAAAGGAATGACCTACGAAGTCGTTCCGATTCCGGATGACATGGTGGAAGAAGCCAAAGAGTACCGTGAGAAGCTGCTTGAAGCAGTTGCCGAGGTTGATGAAACGCTGATTGAAAAGTACTTCAACGATCCGAACTCCATTACCGAAGAAGAAATTTTAAAGGCTCTGCGTGAGGCCACCATCAGTATGAAAATTGTACCAATGGTGTGTGGTTCATCGTTCAAGAACAAAGGTGTTCAAACCATGCTGGATTATGTGATGGAATTATTGCCCTCACCGTTGGACAAAGACAATATTGTTGGTACCAATCCGGACACAAACGAAGAAGTATTGGTTAAGCCTGACGAGAAAGAACCCTTTGTAGCGCTTGCATTTAAAATTGCTACCGACCCGTTTGTAGGGCGTTTGTGCTTTATCCGGGCCTATTCCGGAGTGTTAGAGTCAGGCTCGTACATCTACAATACACGTTCCGAACAAAAAGAAAGGATTTCGCGCGTGTTCCAGATGCACGCCAACAAGCAGAACCAGATTGAACGGTTGGCAGCAGGGGATATCGGAGCAGTTGTGGGTTTTAAAGACATTAAAACAGGCGATACGCTTTGTGATGAAAAACGCAAAGTTGTTCTCGAATCCATGGTGTTCCCCGAGCCGGTTATCGGCTATGCCATTGAACCCAAAAAACAAGCCGATGTGGATCGGCTGGGTATGGCTATCTCTAAACTCGTTGAGGAAGACCCGACCCTGCGTGTGAATACCGATCAGGAAACCGGCCAGACAATTTTGCGCGGGATGGGCGAACTGCACCTGGAAATTATTATTGACCGGTTAAAGCGGGAGTTCAAGGTTGAAATTAACCAGGGGGCCCCGCAGGTGGCCTATAAAGAAGCGCTTACCACCACCGTTGAGCATAAAGAAGTGTACAAAAAGCAAACCGGTGGCCGCGGTAAATTTGCTGATATCGTGTTTGAAATCGGGCCACGCGATGATGGTAAGGAAGGATTGCTGTTTGAAAATGCCATTGTGGGCGGTGTTATTCCACGTGAATTTATTCCGGCTGTCGAAAAAGGCTTTGCCCAGGCTATGGTGAATGGTCCGCTGGCGGGTTACCCCATTGACGCCATGAAGGTGAAACTCTTCCACGGCTCCTACCATGATGTTGACTCTGATTCCCTTTCGTTTGAACTGGCCGCTCGCATCGGTTTTAAAGAAGCTGCCGCCAAGTGCAATCCGCAGTTGCTGGAGCCGATTATGAGTGTTGAAGTATTAACCCCCGATGAATTTACCGGATCGGTAACCGGTGATTTGAACAGGCGAAGGGGTTTAATGAAGGGCATGGACAGCCGGGCTGGTGCCCAGGTTATTAAGGCTGATGTTCCGTTAGCTGAACTATTTGGTTACGTAACCGATTTACGAACGATTACTTCGGGCAGGGCTTCAGCTACGCTCACGTTCTCGCACTATGCACCGGTACCGAAAAACCTCGCTGAAAAAGTAATTGATGAAGTAAAAGGCGCTGTTGCCGCAAAATAA
- the meaB gene encoding methylmalonyl Co-A mutase-associated GTPase MeaB: MKQRLRVNEYLDGINRGDRLILAKALTLIESTLDSDRKEAGKLLGKLKPTAKDTIRIGITGVPGVGKSSFIESFGSMLTKHNKKVAVLTVDPTSQLSKGSILGDKTRMEILSKNPAAFIRPSPSGGALGGTALRTRESILLCEAAGFDVILVETVGVGQSEVAVKGMVDFFLLLILAGAGDALQGIKRGIMEMADGLVITKADGDNKKKSAEARAEYQQALQLFRTEESGWEPPVLTCSALEHTGMEEIWKMILSYKEKTSKNNFWKLNRQRQSVNWFHEYVQQGLMAEIQQSPRIGKLIRRLELEVVQNNQLPVLAGEKLLAAFRRKLLST, translated from the coding sequence TTGAAACAACGCCTGCGAGTAAATGAATACCTGGATGGAATCAACCGGGGCGACCGGTTGATACTGGCAAAAGCACTCACACTAATTGAAAGTACGCTTGATTCCGACCGCAAGGAAGCCGGAAAACTACTCGGCAAACTGAAGCCGACTGCAAAGGATACCATTCGGATTGGAATTACCGGTGTGCCCGGTGTCGGTAAAAGCAGTTTTATTGAATCCTTCGGGAGCATGCTGACAAAGCATAACAAAAAAGTAGCGGTGCTGACCGTTGACCCGACAAGCCAGTTGAGTAAGGGGAGTATTCTTGGCGATAAAACTCGTATGGAAATTCTGTCAAAAAACCCAGCCGCATTCATTCGTCCCTCTCCCTCCGGTGGGGCACTGGGCGGAACAGCCCTACGGACACGCGAATCAATATTGCTCTGCGAAGCAGCCGGGTTTGATGTCATCCTGGTTGAAACCGTAGGTGTTGGACAGTCGGAAGTTGCCGTTAAGGGAATGGTTGATTTTTTTCTGTTGCTGATACTGGCCGGTGCAGGTGATGCGCTGCAGGGAATTAAGCGGGGTATCATGGAAATGGCCGATGGGCTGGTGATTACCAAAGCCGATGGCGACAATAAAAAAAAATCGGCTGAAGCAAGGGCCGAATACCAGCAGGCACTTCAGCTTTTTCGTACCGAAGAATCCGGATGGGAACCTCCAGTACTGACTTGCTCAGCCCTGGAGCACACCGGTATGGAAGAAATCTGGAAAATGATTCTGTCTTATAAAGAAAAAACATCAAAAAACAATTTTTGGAAACTCAACCGGCAAAGACAATCGGTAAACTGGTTTCATGAGTATGTTCAGCAAGGGCTGATGGCAGAAATTCAACAGTCGCCCCGTATCGGTAAACTCATACGGAGGTTGGAACTTGAGGTGGTCCAAAATAACCAGTTGCCGGTGCTGGCAGGCGAAAAACTTCTTGCCGCATTCAGGCGCAAACTTTTATCCACTTAA